A genomic segment from Conger conger chromosome 2, fConCon1.1, whole genome shotgun sequence encodes:
- the narfl gene encoding cytosolic Fe-S cluster assembly factor narfl isoform X1, whose translation MASQFSGILQLTDLDDFITPSQACVKPVKLEKKPGKSIAKIQIEDDGSYFQVNQDGGLQKLEKAKITLNDCLACSGCVTSAETVLIAQQSQDELYKVLQHNKQNSAEQTVVVVSVSPQSRASLAARFNMSTSDTARRLTAFFKNLGVHHVFDTGFSRNFSLLESQREFVERYQRKQQDKKALPMLTSACPGWVCYAEKTHGDFIIPYLSTTRSPQQVMGSLVKSYFADQHNLTPKQIYHVTVMPCFDKKLEASRSDFFMKQADTREVDCVITSGEVMKMLEQEGLSLNDVEPAPLDTLFSSVREDELLRHEGSSSGGYLHHVYMHAAKQLFGVEVKDITYKTVKNKDFQEVTLEKDGTVLLSFATSYGFRNIQNLVQKLKRGKSPYHFVEVMACPSGKVNGGGQVKPVPGRSSKEVLEQVEELYRAEETRAPEEEAAVEHLYQTWLQHVGEEKARELLHTGFHAVPKNTNGLVMKW comes from the exons ATGGCATCGCAATTCAGTGGTATCTTACAACTAACGGATTTGGATGATTTTATTACTCCATCTCAG GCGTGTGTAAAACCAGTCAAGTTGGAGAAGAAGCCTGGGAAATCAATTGCCAAAATTCAAATTGAAGATGATGGGAGTTATTTTCAGGTTAACCAG GATGGTGGGCTGCAGAAGTTGGAAAAGGCGAAGATTACACTGAATGACTGCCTGGCCTGCAGTGGCTGTGTAACATCTGCTGAGACTGTACTGATCGCCCAACAGAGTCAGGATGAGCTATACAAAGTGCTCCAACACAACAAG CAGAACAGCGCTGAGCAGACCGTGGTGGTGGTGTCTGTGTCACCACAGTCCAGGGCCTCTCTGGCAGCACGGTTTAACATGAGCACCAGTGATACAGCCAGGAGGCTGACTGCTTTCTTCAAAAACCTTG GGGTTCACCATGTGTTtgacactggcttcagccggaACTTCAGCCTGTTGGAGAGCCAGAGAGAATTTGTGGAACGGTACCAGCGCAAACAGCAAGACAAGAAGGCCCTGCCAATGCTGACCTCTGCTTGTCCAG GCTGGGTCTGCTATGCAGAGAAGACTCACGGCGATTTCATCATCCCCTACCTCAGCACCACTCGATCCCCACAGCAGGTCATGGGCTCGTTGGTGAAGAGCTACTTCGCTGATCAGCAC AACCTCACCCCAAAACAAATCTACCATGTGACAGTGATGCCCTGCTTTGACAAAAAGCTGGAGGCGTCTAGATCAGATTTCTTCATGAAACAGGCAGACACACGAGAGGTGGACTGTGTCATCACGTCAG GAGAGGTTATGAAGATGCTGGAGCAGGAGGGGCTGTCTCTGAATGATGTGGAGCCAGCGCCTTTGGACACCCT GTTCAGTAGCGTGCGTGAGGACGAGCTTCTTCGTCACGAGGGGAGCAGCTCTGGAGGATACCTGCACCATGTGTACATGCACGCTGCCAAGCAGCTCTTTGGAGTGGAGGTGAAGGACATCACGTACAAGACCGTCAA GAACAAGGACTTCCAGGAAGTTACCCTGGAGAAGGACGGAACGGTTTTGCTGTCTTTTGCGACCAGTTATGGCTTCCGCAATATCCAGAACCTGGTGCAGAAATTAAAGAGAGGAAAGTCGCCCTATCACTTTGTGGAAGTGATGGCTTGTCCTTCAG GGAAAGTGAACGGGGGTGGGCAGGTGAAGCCGGTACCGGGGAGGTCCAGCAAGGAGGtgctggagcaggtggaggagcTGTACCGCGCAGAGGAGACCCGGGCTCCAGAGGAGGAGGCCGCGGTGGAACACCTGTATCAGACCTGGCTGCAGCACGTGGGAGAGGAGAAGGCTCGGGAGCTGCTGCACACGGGATTCCACGCCGTGCCCAAAAACACCAACGGCCTGGTCATGAAGTGGTGA
- the narfl gene encoding cytosolic Fe-S cluster assembly factor narfl isoform X2, giving the protein MASQFSGILQLTDLDDFITPSQACVKPVKLEKKPGKSIAKIQIEDDGSYFQVNQDGGLQKLEKAKITLNDCLACSGCVTSAETVLIAQQSQDELYKVLQHNKNSAEQTVVVVSVSPQSRASLAARFNMSTSDTARRLTAFFKNLGVHHVFDTGFSRNFSLLESQREFVERYQRKQQDKKALPMLTSACPGWVCYAEKTHGDFIIPYLSTTRSPQQVMGSLVKSYFADQHNLTPKQIYHVTVMPCFDKKLEASRSDFFMKQADTREVDCVITSGEVMKMLEQEGLSLNDVEPAPLDTLFSSVREDELLRHEGSSSGGYLHHVYMHAAKQLFGVEVKDITYKTVKNKDFQEVTLEKDGTVLLSFATSYGFRNIQNLVQKLKRGKSPYHFVEVMACPSGKVNGGGQVKPVPGRSSKEVLEQVEELYRAEETRAPEEEAAVEHLYQTWLQHVGEEKARELLHTGFHAVPKNTNGLVMKW; this is encoded by the exons ATGGCATCGCAATTCAGTGGTATCTTACAACTAACGGATTTGGATGATTTTATTACTCCATCTCAG GCGTGTGTAAAACCAGTCAAGTTGGAGAAGAAGCCTGGGAAATCAATTGCCAAAATTCAAATTGAAGATGATGGGAGTTATTTTCAGGTTAACCAG GATGGTGGGCTGCAGAAGTTGGAAAAGGCGAAGATTACACTGAATGACTGCCTGGCCTGCAGTGGCTGTGTAACATCTGCTGAGACTGTACTGATCGCCCAACAGAGTCAGGATGAGCTATACAAAGTGCTCCAACACAACAAG AACAGCGCTGAGCAGACCGTGGTGGTGGTGTCTGTGTCACCACAGTCCAGGGCCTCTCTGGCAGCACGGTTTAACATGAGCACCAGTGATACAGCCAGGAGGCTGACTGCTTTCTTCAAAAACCTTG GGGTTCACCATGTGTTtgacactggcttcagccggaACTTCAGCCTGTTGGAGAGCCAGAGAGAATTTGTGGAACGGTACCAGCGCAAACAGCAAGACAAGAAGGCCCTGCCAATGCTGACCTCTGCTTGTCCAG GCTGGGTCTGCTATGCAGAGAAGACTCACGGCGATTTCATCATCCCCTACCTCAGCACCACTCGATCCCCACAGCAGGTCATGGGCTCGTTGGTGAAGAGCTACTTCGCTGATCAGCAC AACCTCACCCCAAAACAAATCTACCATGTGACAGTGATGCCCTGCTTTGACAAAAAGCTGGAGGCGTCTAGATCAGATTTCTTCATGAAACAGGCAGACACACGAGAGGTGGACTGTGTCATCACGTCAG GAGAGGTTATGAAGATGCTGGAGCAGGAGGGGCTGTCTCTGAATGATGTGGAGCCAGCGCCTTTGGACACCCT GTTCAGTAGCGTGCGTGAGGACGAGCTTCTTCGTCACGAGGGGAGCAGCTCTGGAGGATACCTGCACCATGTGTACATGCACGCTGCCAAGCAGCTCTTTGGAGTGGAGGTGAAGGACATCACGTACAAGACCGTCAA GAACAAGGACTTCCAGGAAGTTACCCTGGAGAAGGACGGAACGGTTTTGCTGTCTTTTGCGACCAGTTATGGCTTCCGCAATATCCAGAACCTGGTGCAGAAATTAAAGAGAGGAAAGTCGCCCTATCACTTTGTGGAAGTGATGGCTTGTCCTTCAG GGAAAGTGAACGGGGGTGGGCAGGTGAAGCCGGTACCGGGGAGGTCCAGCAAGGAGGtgctggagcaggtggaggagcTGTACCGCGCAGAGGAGACCCGGGCTCCAGAGGAGGAGGCCGCGGTGGAACACCTGTATCAGACCTGGCTGCAGCACGTGGGAGAGGAGAAGGCTCGGGAGCTGCTGCACACGGGATTCCACGCCGTGCCCAAAAACACCAACGGCCTGGTCATGAAGTGGTGA
- the meiob gene encoding meiosis-specific with OB domain-containing protein: MTYHAHTYVAISDLHPNCTHSNILGVVIGKTDVKGFPDRKNIGSERFTFSFTIKDSPDHFINASSWGRDDYIHGLSNSFRIGDCVMIENPLVVTKDAEKEDRFCPSTPSFYRLLVTENHSAIRVYPDMEADDKLLALLHLPVKDPTDFYSLGDIVANGQTLDSSVINILAAVQSIGEPKYFTTSDGRKGQRCEVKLFDETETLFSLICWDREAIQLVQAWIPRETVLFVADARVSFDNFRKCMVATVTSKTVLTVNPDTKEANQLFNYAREFSETGGLDDQEKQSGEVPLDSIADVFTVNQLKLKAQESLERQDTVYGITYGFVTTLRIDSSISKVIRSRCAKCRFQVNEEMQVCSNAACPAQGQPLEATAGFDLLVDITDHTGTLQSCALSGTAAETTLGCTAEDFVCLTEGQRTALKWRFLLERCKVYLKVLPSSKARTGLRGSILSCTLADPGEVRQHVLTEQCK; this comes from the exons ATGACGTACCATGCTCATACTTATGTCGCCATATCTGATTTACATCCAAACTGTACGCACTCG aACATTTTAGGGGTTGTTATTGGGAAAACTGATGTCAAAGGCTTTCCAGACAGGAAAA ATATTGGTTCTGAAAGATTCACCTTCAGCTTCACCATTAAAGACTCACCAGACCATTTCATCAATGCTTCTTCATGGGGCCGAGATGATTATATCCACGGGCTGTCCAACAGCTTCAGAATTGGAGACTGTG TAATGATTGAGAATCCTTTAGTCGTCACTAAAGATGCTGAAAAAGAGGACAGATTTTGCCCTTCAACACCAAG cttCTACAGGCTGTTGGTGACTGAAAACCATTCTGCAATACGAGTGTACCCAGATATGGAGGCAGATGACAAGCTCCTTGCTCTGCTCCATCTGCCTGTGAAGGATCCAACTGACTTCTATTCATTGGGGGATATTGTGGCAAATGGGCAGACCTTGGACAGCAGTGTGATTAATATTCTCGCAGCTGTTCAGTCG ATCGGAGAGCCAAAGTACTTCACAACCTCAGACGGCCGCAAAGGGCAGAGGTGTGAGGTGAAGCTCTTTGATGAAACTGAGACACTGTTTTCCTTGATCTG CTGGGACAGAGAAGCCATTCAGCTGGTCCAGGCCTGGATAcccagagagacag tgctCTTCGTTGCAGATGCACGTGTCAGTTTTGATAACTTCCGCAAATGTATGGTGGCAACAGTTACCTCAAAAACAGTCCTTACTGTCAACCCTG ACACAAAAGAGGCCAATCAGCTCTTTAATTACGCCAGAGAGTTCTCAGAAACTGGAGGACTGGATGATCAAGAAAAGCAGTCTGGAGAAGTGCCAT TGGATTCCATTGCTGATGTGTTCACTGTGAACCAGTTGAAACTCAAAGCCCAGGAAAGTCTTGAGAGGCAAGACACCGTCTACGGAATCACATATGGCTTCGTGACCACTTTGAGGATTGACTCCTCTATTTCCAAAGTCATTCGAAGCAGGTG TGCGAAGTGCAGATTTCAGGTGAATGAGGAAATGCAGGTGTGCTCCAACGCTGCGTGCCCGGCACAGGGCCAGCCCCTGGAGGCCACAGCAGGGTTCGACCTGCTGGTGGACATCACTGACCACACTggcacactgcagtcctgcgcGCTCTCTGGCACTGCAGCCGAAACCACGCTGGGATGCACG GCTGAAGACTTTGTTTGTCTGACAGAGGGTCAGAGGACAGCTCTGAAATGGAGATTCCTTCTGGAAAGATGCAAAGTTTATCTGAAG GTTCTTCCTTCTTCTAAAGCCAGAACTGGGCTGAGAGGGAGCATCCTGTCCTGCACGTTAGCTGATCCAGGGGAAGTGCGTCAACATGTTCTGACTGAGCAGTGcaagtaa